Sequence from the Papilio machaon chromosome 26, ilPapMach1.1, whole genome shotgun sequence genome:
AAAGTCTTAAGTCAATAACTGATGCATGTTCTTGTAATTACTATGaaacaatttcataaaatcaATTCTGATTAATAAATGGCAATGTGAAAATGTCCTGCAAAACTAATagcctatattttttaaggtaGTAATTCACAAAGTGATCCAGATTTTGAGTTCCACGGGAGATCGAGCTGGTCTTCGTAATGTCGGGTATTACAAGTTGAGTAAGCAATGTACTCGAAACTAGTATCATTTTGAAAGGGTTCAACGTGAAAAATAGCTGGGCAATTGTTTGGATCTAATGTAATAAGTaacatgtaaaattattaaagccTATCTGTTACTCCTGTCATACCTAATTTTACAATGACTGAGTGACAACAGTGTAACGAACATAAgtgtaataacaaacataattattttcgtatttatttattcttgtaTCTTATCTAATATgtacattacaaaatataaataaagaccATCTTCTTATTGTACATAATGTCTTGTACTATCTTAAGTTAGTTTGAAAACACACTTTATTTAAGCTAATCGTAATCTCTTGGCAGtgataaattagtaaatattatttgaatattttttcctcTTCTGAATTACGAACAATCAGGAATATTTCAATTGCTATTTTTTCATACCTTTCGTTGCATTCTTATTTCTAACTATCATCTTCTCGTATTCTTTAAAGTATTTGGGTACTCGAGATAAAAGAAATACTGAAGAAACTAGTATCAAATCTTCTATGAAAACTTCATAGATCCACGAGATCTTTGCCAGCAAAGTGTCACTGCTAGGCTGCTCATTAACGAACCACCTAGTACGAGGAGACTGCCCCACATCGCCGCCACGGGGGAGATGCAAAATCCAGGATTTTCTTGAGGTAAATCTTCAGCAAAAACTACTCTTAATCCTTTACCTATTGTAGTGAAAGGTTCCACAGTTCTATTCCCAATATGAATGACGTCTCGTCGTCTTCTCTTCGGCTCTAAGCTGCCTGGGTTGGGGCAAGCTTCACAATCTGTCTTGCACAATTCAACTTCGCATTGGATTATCAAGTCCATTTCGTCTGGGAATTTGAAGGCATTAAAGTATGCGTATGCAATTATTGAAGCCCCGGTATTTCCTGTGTCTCTCGTCTTTTGGAAGGCTCCAAAGAGTTTAGGTTTGAGAATACAACCATTACTATCTGTCAGAGGTACGACATGACGGCTACCAGAATCCCGGGCGACACACTCTCTTACAAGAATATCGAAACCTGCATCTCCAGTTACAGAAACAACTAGCGTCATTGTCTCTCCGATCTTAATTAGTCCATTGGCTTCAGGTGCGAAGGGCCCTTTGCCAGTTTGAATATCCAATCGAGCCATAGCAGTATCGCCACTGAAGTTACTTATAACCTGGTTTAACATTCCCACACTCAGAGATGATACCAACTGCTTCGTCAAATTACCTTGCCATAAACATCTTACCCTTCGAATTTGATCCCATACCTCTTGTATTCCTACTTCGTTTTGTAATACTAGTACATTTTCCAAGTAAGCCTGTCCCTCGTTTTCGAAATCGCTAAAGAATCTTGTTCCGCACGTATTCAAGCTGACTGTAAATgagtatttaatttgattggaATTCTCTCGTACGTATACACATTCTGGGTCGTTGTAATGATCCTGGGAGTAAATAATACCGTTGTACACTTTGTTGAATTCAATGTTGATGGTCATCATCTCTTTGCCGCAGTCTACGGTGATGGCGTGGATATGAGGCGGATGGCGGTCATCGTCATCTGGCGCAGAAGGCGCAGTTGTTTGCTCATTGTTGGCGATATCAGGTTTAGTTGAATCTGTTTGAGCTTCTTCTGGTTGCTGAGGAGTGTTGTAAGGGGGCAAAGTAGTTTCTTCTGGGAAGCTCGGTTGACTAGGTTGGTATGGTGAAGAGTTGGGTAAACTAGGCTGAGATGGCTGATAGGATGGCTGCTGACTTGGTTGGTAAGATGGTTGGCTCGGTTGATAAGCTGGTTGACTCGGTTGGTAAGTAGGCTGACTCGGTTGGAATGTAGGTTCGCTGGGTTGGTAGGATGGTTGACTTGGCTGATAAGAAGTCTGAGTTGGTTGATTTACTTGAAAGGAAGGATCTGTCGATGGGCTACCTAGATATGGTGGTAAAGGTTGGCTGGGTTGGTACGACGGTGAGAAAGGTTGACCAGCTTGGCTCGTTGTAAATGGCGTTTCCGAAGGCTGACTTGGTTGGTATGATGATTGAGTCGGCTGACTAGGTTGAAGACTTGGTTGGAAAGGTTTGCTCGGCAAGTAAGGTGCTTGACTGGGCTGATAAGGTACTTGGTCTGATTGACTAGGTTGAAAAGATGTCTGGCTGGGGGATGGGGAACTGGGTTGGTAGCCTGGGCTCGCTGAAGGACCCTCATCGTAGGCAGGCGTTGGCCGTGACCCTGCTGGAGGATACCCGGCCGGTGGGAGGTAGGAAGCCGGTTCGAACG
This genomic interval carries:
- the LOC106707573 gene encoding uncharacterized protein LOC106707573 isoform X4; protein product: MVSWRCLVALCALVALASGAADTASRFPRQYFGGKPERPRPFEPASYLPPAGYPPAGSRPTPAYDEGPSASPGYQPSSPSPSQTSFQPSQSDQVPYQPSQAPYLPSKPFQPSLQPSQPTQSSYQPSQPSETPFTTSQAGQPFSPSYQPSQPLPPYLGSPSTDPSFQVNQPTQTSYQPSQPSYQPSEPTFQPSQPTYQPSQPAYQPSQPSYQPSQQPSYQPSQPSLPNSSPYQPSQPSFPEETTLPPYNTPQQPEEAQTDSTKPDIANNEQTTAPSAPDDDDRHPPHIHAITVDCGKEMMTINIEFNKVYNGIIYSQDHYNDPECVYVRENSNQIKYSFTVSLNTCGTRFFSDFENEGQAYLENVLVLQNEVGIQEVWDQIRRVRCLWQGNLTKQLVSSLSVGMLNQVISNFSGDTAMARLDIQTGKGPFAPEANGLIKIGETMTLVVSVTGDAGFDILVRECVARDSGSRHVVPLTDSNGCILKPKLFGAFQKTRDTGNTGASIIAYAYFNAFKFPDEMDLIIQCEVELCKTDCEACPNPGSLEPKRRRRDVIHIGNRTVEPFTTIGKGLRVVFAEDLPQENPGFCISPVAAMWGSLLVLGGSLMSSLAVTLCWQRSRGSMKFS
- the LOC106707573 gene encoding uncharacterized protein LOC106707573 isoform X1 produces the protein MVSWRCLVALCALVALASGAADTASRFQPKKRSRNAELQPGQQAEVDAMVNNLLHWIQGFYQQRNRKARQYFGGKPERPRPFEPASYLPPAGYPPAGSRPTPAYDEGPSASPGYQPSSPSPSQTSFQPSQSDQVPYQPSQAPYLPSKPFQPSLQPSQPTQSSYQPSQPSETPFTTSQAGQPFSPSYQPSQPLPPYLGSPSTDPSFQVNQPTQTSYQPSQPSYQPSEPTFQPSQPTYQPSQPAYQPSQPSYQPSQQPSYQPSQPSLPNSSPYQPSQPSFPEETTLPPYNTPQQPEEAQTDSTKPDIANNEQTTAPSAPDDDDRHPPHIHAITVDCGKEMMTINIEFNKVYNGIIYSQDHYNDPECVYVRENSNQIKYSFTVSLNTCGTRFFSDFENEGQAYLENVLVLQNEVGIQEVWDQIRRVRCLWQGNLTKQLVSSLSVGMLNQVISNFSGDTAMARLDIQTGKGPFAPEANGLIKIGETMTLVVSVTGDAGFDILVRECVARDSGSRHVVPLTDSNGCILKPKLFGAFQKTRDTGNTGASIIAYAYFNAFKFPDEMDLIIQCEVELCKTDCEACPNPGSLEPKRRRRDVIHIGNRTVEPFTTIGKGLRVVFAEDLPQENPGFCISPVAAMWGSLLVLGGSLMSSLAVTLCWQRSRGSMKFS
- the LOC106707573 gene encoding uncharacterized protein LOC106707573 isoform X2, with the translated sequence MVSWRCLVALCALVALASGAADTASRFPELQPGQQAEVDAMVNNLLHWIQGFYQQRNRKARQYFGGKPERPRPFEPASYLPPAGYPPAGSRPTPAYDEGPSASPGYQPSSPSPSQTSFQPSQSDQVPYQPSQAPYLPSKPFQPSLQPSQPTQSSYQPSQPSETPFTTSQAGQPFSPSYQPSQPLPPYLGSPSTDPSFQVNQPTQTSYQPSQPSYQPSEPTFQPSQPTYQPSQPAYQPSQPSYQPSQQPSYQPSQPSLPNSSPYQPSQPSFPEETTLPPYNTPQQPEEAQTDSTKPDIANNEQTTAPSAPDDDDRHPPHIHAITVDCGKEMMTINIEFNKVYNGIIYSQDHYNDPECVYVRENSNQIKYSFTVSLNTCGTRFFSDFENEGQAYLENVLVLQNEVGIQEVWDQIRRVRCLWQGNLTKQLVSSLSVGMLNQVISNFSGDTAMARLDIQTGKGPFAPEANGLIKIGETMTLVVSVTGDAGFDILVRECVARDSGSRHVVPLTDSNGCILKPKLFGAFQKTRDTGNTGASIIAYAYFNAFKFPDEMDLIIQCEVELCKTDCEACPNPGSLEPKRRRRDVIHIGNRTVEPFTTIGKGLRVVFAEDLPQENPGFCISPVAAMWGSLLVLGGSLMSSLAVTLCWQRSRGSMKFS
- the LOC106707573 gene encoding uncharacterized protein LOC106707573 isoform X3, which gives rise to MVSWRCLVALCALVALASGAADTASRFQPKKRSRNARQYFGGKPERPRPFEPASYLPPAGYPPAGSRPTPAYDEGPSASPGYQPSSPSPSQTSFQPSQSDQVPYQPSQAPYLPSKPFQPSLQPSQPTQSSYQPSQPSETPFTTSQAGQPFSPSYQPSQPLPPYLGSPSTDPSFQVNQPTQTSYQPSQPSYQPSEPTFQPSQPTYQPSQPAYQPSQPSYQPSQQPSYQPSQPSLPNSSPYQPSQPSFPEETTLPPYNTPQQPEEAQTDSTKPDIANNEQTTAPSAPDDDDRHPPHIHAITVDCGKEMMTINIEFNKVYNGIIYSQDHYNDPECVYVRENSNQIKYSFTVSLNTCGTRFFSDFENEGQAYLENVLVLQNEVGIQEVWDQIRRVRCLWQGNLTKQLVSSLSVGMLNQVISNFSGDTAMARLDIQTGKGPFAPEANGLIKIGETMTLVVSVTGDAGFDILVRECVARDSGSRHVVPLTDSNGCILKPKLFGAFQKTRDTGNTGASIIAYAYFNAFKFPDEMDLIIQCEVELCKTDCEACPNPGSLEPKRRRRDVIHIGNRTVEPFTTIGKGLRVVFAEDLPQENPGFCISPVAAMWGSLLVLGGSLMSSLAVTLCWQRSRGSMKFS